The Drosophila bipectinata strain 14024-0381.07 chromosome 2L, DbipHiC1v2, whole genome shotgun sequence genome has a segment encoding these proteins:
- the LOC108132420 gene encoding transmembrane inner ear expressed protein: MDDDTDIFNIDPKEVWLEKEAIAGFRVWHIIATVLGILMGITVMVCCCMRFRIPRTKQEIEADYQRKQITKKFREKLQQIKNSEMDDMDLQKVCAHIQNEYLNLQASVESMNEKQNVKFKI; the protein is encoded by the exons ATGGACGACGATACGGACATCTTTAACATTGACCCGAAGGAAGTATGGCTGGAAAAGGAGGCCATTGCTGGATTCCGTGTGTGGCACATCATCGCCACCGTGCTGGGCATCCTAATGGGAATAA CGGTGATGGTCTGTTGCTGCATGAGGTTCCGGATTCCACGCACCAAGCAGGAAATCGAGGCGGACTACCAGCGGAAGCAGATAACCAAGAAATTCCGCGAGAAGCTCCAGCAGATCAAGAACTCCGAAATGGACGACATGGATCTACAGAAGG TTTGCGCCCACATCCAGAACGAGTATCTGAATCTCCAGGCCAGCGTGGAGAGCATGAACGAGAAGCAGAATGTCAAGTTTAAGATCTAA
- the LOC108132411 gene encoding uncharacterized protein, whose protein sequence is MDRRRRDSSPYREKRRTSRSSAVTYKKLQAMPTNLRKKVVREARNNNEKILGRRRSSMRRRKVPSDRRVRNDFDRSEHNAMLASTSQELRHILENFSTLSDIPRDITSAELLWEIAIAEGQATTIHVQRDGLSTLTVVLHQPEPTIAHLKRAIANISLAQHRRKHRERHEERLRRRGITEDAKQEEHVSTSSTGELVHSARRNGHDHRAFVSWRFLWRCFCLFNVDKSQPIDDRGSKGRTTLRELGIENATTLKFAHRVKYFGRQRQS, encoded by the exons atgGATCGGCGTCGCAGAGATAGCTCTCCCTACAGAGAGAAGCGCAGGACATCAAGGAGCAGCGCTGTGACCTATAAGAAGCTCCAGGCAATGCCGACAAATCTCCGAAAGAAAGTCGTAAGAGAAGCCAGGAATAACAACGAAAAGATCCTGGGCAGGCGAAGGAGTTCTATGAGGCGTCGAAAAGTACCCTCTGACCGCCGAGTTCGCAATGACTTTGACCGCTCCGAACACAATGCCATGCTAGCCAGCACTTCGCAGGAACTCAGGCACATCCTCGAGAACTTCAGCACACTCTCGGACATTCCACGTGACATCACTTCAGCGGAGCTTCTGTGGGAG ATCGCCATCGCCGAGGGGCAGGCCACCACGATCCACGTACAGCGGGACGGACTCAGCACTCTTACGGTGGTG CTCCACCAGCCAGAGCCGACGATCGCTCATTTGAAGAGGGCTATTGCCAATATCTCTCTAGCCCAACACAGGCGCAAGCATCGGGAGCGGCACGAAGAGCGTCTTAGGCGTCGTGGAATTACCGAAGACGCCAAGCAAGAGGAACATGTTTCCACCAGCTCCACGGGCGAGTTAGTTCACTCCGCTCGGCGCAACGGGCACGATCACCGCGCGTTCGTATCGTGGCGATTTCTATGGCGCTGTTTCTGCCTCTTCAACGTGGACAAGTCTCAGCCGATTGACGACCGAGGATCCAAGGGCCGGACCACCCTTAGAGAGCTGGGCATTGAGAACGCGACTACTCTCAAGTTTGCCCACCGCGTCAAGTATTTCGGGCGCCAGCGGCAGAGTTAA
- the LOC108132412 gene encoding mitochondrial pyruvate carrier 2 yields MRPFFRIYGDVIRHAGRLVPGMMRPAWLLPSGPRTVLLEGPVIKWCAGMAGLSRVLARPPHFIAQKQSHLLRLPPKYCSFMACHALLSVSQCMLLLRSLDSEWKKWQEEKAQREHPDFMENRAEWPFQIFVD; encoded by the exons ATGAGACCTTTCTTTCGCATCTATGGGGACGTTATTCGGCATGCCGGCAGGCTAGTTCCGGGCATGATGCGACCGGCATGGCTATTACCATCTG GACCGCGTACTGTGCTTCTAGAGGGACCTGTTATAAAATGG TGTGCCGGAATGGCGGGATTGAGCCGTGTCCTCGCAAGACCCCCACATTTTATAGCCCAGAAACAAAGTCATCTCCTGCGTTTACCGCCAAAATATTGCAGCTTTATGGCGTGCCATGCTCTACTATCGGTGTCTCAGTGCATGCTCCTTTTGCGAAGCCTTGATTCCGAGTGGAAAAAGTGGCAAGAAGAAAAAGCGCAAAGAG AGCACCCTGACTTTATGGAGAACAGAGCTGAATGGCCCTTTCAAATATTTGTGGATTGA
- the Arpc2 gene encoding actin-related protein 2/3 complex subunit 2, which yields MILLEINNRIIEETLLVKYRNAKAGLKPESIDIRIADFDGVLYHISNVNGDKTKVRISISLKFYKQLQEHGADELLKREYGSLLTDTEEGYNVSVLINLEEIPEDWEQIAKRIGLLKRNCFASVFEKYFDFQEQGEEGQKRAVINYRNDETLYVEAKPDRVTVVFSTIFRDEDDVIIGKVFMQELREGRRASHTAPQVLFSHREPPLELANTDARVGDNIGYVTFVLFPRHTNKETRDNTINLIHMFRDYLHYHIKCSKAYIHSRMRAKTSDFLKVLNRARPEPKNTEKKTITGRTFKRIE from the exons ATGATCCTGCTGGAAATCAATAACAGGATTATTGAAGAGACGCTCCTGGTGAAGTACCGCAATGCTAAAGCCGG ACTGAAGCCGGAGTCGATAGACATTAGAATAGCAGACTTTGACGGGGTGCTCTATCACATTTCCAACGTCAATGGCGATAAAACGAAAGTGCGA ATCAGCATATCGTTAAAGTTCTACAAACAACTGCAAGAGCATGGAGCCGACGAGTTGCTGAAGCGTGAATATGGTAGTCTGCTGACTGACACGGAAGAAG GCTACAATGTGTCTGTACTTATCAATCTGGAGGAAATACCAGAGGACTGGGAGCAAATCGCCAAGAGAATCGGACTGCTGAAGCGAAACTGCTTTGCCAGCGTCTTTGAGAAGTATTTCGATTTCCAGGAGCAGGGGGAAGAGGGCCAGAAGCGGGCCGTAATTAACTATCGCAACGATGAGACTTT GTATGTGGAGGCGAAGCCCGATCGTGTCACCGTCGTCTTCAGCACCATTTTCCGGGACGAGGACGATGTCATCATCGGCAAAGTATTCATGCAGGAATTGAGGGAAGGTCGCCGTGCCTCGCACACGGCGCCGCAAGTGCTCTTCTCGCATCGGGAACCGCCACTGGAATTGGCCAATACGGATGCCAGAGTGGGCGACAACATTGGCTATGTCACATTTG TGCTCTTCCCACGACACACCAACAAAGAAACAAGGGACAATACCATCAACCTAATACACATGTTCCGAGATTATTTGCACTACCACATCAAG TGTTCAAAGGCTTATATCCATTCGCGCATGCGTGCAAAAACCTCGGACTTCCTGAAGGTTCTAAACCGTGCCAGACCCGAGCCCAAAAATACGGAGAAGAAAACTATAAC GGGGAGAACATTCAAACGCATTGAATGA